In Paralichthys olivaceus isolate ysfri-2021 chromosome 1, ASM2471397v2, whole genome shotgun sequence, the following are encoded in one genomic region:
- the cbfa2t3 gene encoding protein CBFA2T3 isoform X4 → MSAEIHSERQKRADLRSGTSASAFASAFAPHVPTVTLISHRELKHKHAARRLQPGSLEPSLAPNSHYRCSEGSRVQKVGTMPDSPADVKTQPRSTPPTMPPPPPAVSQATNRSASFTPTTSKSMLNGSSHSPTSLNGAPSTPNGFSNGPAMSSTASLSNQQLPPACGARQLCKLKRFLTTLQQFGNDISPEIGERVRSLVLGLVNSTLTIEEFHSKLHEATNFPLRPFVIPFLKANLPLLQRELLHCARLAKQTPAQYLAQHEQLLLDANASSPLDSSEIMLEMNEHGKRRTPDRTKDSSERDGLHPEHLAKRPCTISPSQRFSPSTGLPAHPPPNGLPTHPPNGLPHPPNPQMGPQHYRLEDMALAHQYRDAYRHNEHRDARDRHRQTAVHGARQEEVIDHRLTDREWAEEWKHLDNLLNCIMDMVEKTRRSLTVLRRCQEADREEMNHWIRRYSDVEEMKKGGSNGQHCLPPPPLPPPTPHHNSSSNTASGSESLPIGTPSAAERQTGRQTEIHRDFLHRPPSGYLPEEIWRKAEEAVNEVKRQAMSELQKAVSDAERKAHEMISAERSKMERALAEAKRQASEDALTVINQQEDSSESCWNCGRKASETCSGCNTARYCGSFCQHKDWEKHHHVCGQGLQGLPGGSSVPLGTPSSSSASSGAPPTHSESTPPGPLSLAGQSSIAGGPGSGGGSVSASPKESSSSSASRSTTPATPALLDATSR, encoded by the exons GTAGCAGAGTGCAGAAGGTTGGAACAATGCCAGATTCACCTGCGGATGTGAAAACCCAGCCCAGGTCCACCCCACCCACCATGCCTCCACCACCCCCGGCTGTCAGCCAAGCAACCAATCGCAGCGCTTCGTTCACCCCCACCACCAGTAAATCAA TGCTGAACGGAAGCAGCCACTCTCCGACATCGCTGAATGGTGCTCCGTCCACGCCCAACGGCTTCAGCAACGGGCCGGCCATGTCCTCGACGGCCTCGCTGTCCAACCAGCAGCTCCCACCGGCCTGCGGCGCCCGGCAGCTCTGCAAGCTGAAGCGCTTCCTGACCACGCTGCAGCAGTTTGGCAACGACATATCGCCTGAGATCGGAGAGAGAGTGCGCAGCCTTGTGTTGGGACTGGTG AATTCCACCCTCACTATCGAAGAGTTTCACTCCAAACTTCACGAGGCCACCAATTTTCCTCTGAGGCCATTTGTCATTCCCTTCCTGAAG GCAAAcctgcctctgctgcagagagagttGCTCCACTGTGCCAGGTTAGCCAAGCAGACTCCAGCCCAGTATCTGGCCCAACACGAGCAGCTTCTCCTGGACGCCAATGCCAGCTCGCCCCTCGACTCCTCCGAGATCATGCTGGAGATGAACGAACACGGCAAGAGGAGGACCCCTGACAG GACCAAAGACAGCTCAGAGAGGGATGGCTTGCACCCAGAGCACCTCGCCAAGAGGCCCTGCACCATCAGCCCCAGCCAACGCTTCAGCCCCAGCACGGGTCTTCCTGCTCACCCACCACCTAACGGCCTCCCCACGCACCCTCCCAACGGCCTACCCCACCCGCCCAACCCCCAAATGGGACCCCAGCACTATCGCTTAGAAGACATGGCCCTGGCGCACCAGTACAGAGACGCTTACAGACATAACGAACACCGTGACGCTCGAGACAGGCATCGGCAGACAG CAGTGCACGGCGCTCGCCAAGAAGAGGTGATCGACCACCgtctgacagacagagagtgggCAGAGGAATGGAAGCACCTTGATAAT CTGCTGAACTGCATCATGGACATGGTGGAGAAGACGCGCCGCTCTCTGACGGTGCTGCGCCGCTGCCAGGAGGCCGACCGGGAAGAGATGAACCACTGGATTCGGCGCTACAGCGACGTGGAGGAGATGAAAAAAGGTGGGAGCAACGGACAGCActgccttcctcctcctcctcttcctcctcctactcctcacCACAACTCCTCCTCCAACACAGCTAGCGGCAGCGAGTCACTGCCCATAGGAACTCCCTCGGCTGCAGaaaggcagacaggcagacagacag agatCCACCGAGACTTCTTACACAGGCCTCCCTCAGGATACCTGCCAGAGGAAATCTGGAGGAAAGCCG AGGAGGCTGTGAATGAGGTGAAGCGACAGGCGatgtcagagctgcagaagGCGGTGTCGGACGCCGAGAGGAAGGCTCATGAGATGATTTCAGCCGAGCGTTCTAAAATGGAGAGGGCGCTGGCCGAGGCCAAGAGGCAAGCCTCTGAGGATGCACTCACAGTCATCAACCAACAGGAGGACTCCAGTGAA AGCTGCTGGAATTGCGGGAGAAAAGCCAGTGAGACGTGCAGCGGCTGCAACACGGCTCGCTACTGCGGCTCCTTCTGCCAACACAAAGACTGGGAGAAGCACCACCACGTCTGTGGTCAAGGCCTGCAGGGACTGCCAGGGGGCAGCAGTGTCCCCCTCggcactccctcctcctcctcggcaTCCTCCGGTGCGCCCCCCACCCACTCGGAGAGCACCCCGCCAGGACCCCTGTCCCTGGCAGGCCAGAGCAGTATTGCAGGAGGGCCAGGCAGCGGCGGCGGAAGCGTCTCTGCGAGCCCCAAGGAGAGCAGTTCCAGCAGTGCCTCTCGCTCCACAACTCCAGCCACCCCCGCCCTCCTGGACGCCACCTCTCGCTGA
- the cbfa2t3 gene encoding protein CBFA2T3 isoform X2: MSAEIHSERQKRADLRSGTSASAFASAFAPHVPTVTLISHRELKHKHAARRLQPGSLEPSLAPNSHYRCSEGSRVQKVGTMPDSPADVKTQPRSTPPTMPPPPPAVSQATNRSASFTPTTSKSMLNGSSHSPTSLNGAPSTPNGFSNGPAMSSTASLSNQQLPPACGARQLCKLKRFLTTLQQFGNDISPEIGERVRSLVLGLVNSTLTIEEFHSKLHEATNFPLRPFVIPFLKANLPLLQRELLHCARLAKQTPAQYLAQHEQLLLDANASSPLDSSEIMLEMNEHGKRRTPDRTKDSSERDGLHPEHLAKRPCTISPSQRFSPSTGLPAHPPPNGLPTHPPNGLPHPPNPQMGPQHYRLEDMALAHQYRDAYRHNEHRDARDRHRQTAVHGARQEEVIDHRLTDREWAEEWKHLDNLLNCIMDMVEKTRRSLTVLRRCQEADREEMNHWIRRYSDVEEMKKGGSNGQHCLPPPPLPPPTPHHNSSSNTASGSESLPIGTPSAAERQTGRQTEIHRDFLHRPPSGYLPEEIWRKAGTTSIPLSPALKHLQNKQEEAVNEVKRQAMSELQKAVSDAERKAHEMISAERSKMERALAEAKRQASEDALTVINQQEDSSESCWNCGRKASETCSGCNTARYCGSFCQHKDWEKHHHVCGQGLQGLPGGSSVPLGTPSSSSASSGAPPTHSESTPPGPLSLAGQSSIAGGPGSGGGSVSASPKESSSSSASRSTTPATPALLDATSR, encoded by the exons GTAGCAGAGTGCAGAAGGTTGGAACAATGCCAGATTCACCTGCGGATGTGAAAACCCAGCCCAGGTCCACCCCACCCACCATGCCTCCACCACCCCCGGCTGTCAGCCAAGCAACCAATCGCAGCGCTTCGTTCACCCCCACCACCAGTAAATCAA TGCTGAACGGAAGCAGCCACTCTCCGACATCGCTGAATGGTGCTCCGTCCACGCCCAACGGCTTCAGCAACGGGCCGGCCATGTCCTCGACGGCCTCGCTGTCCAACCAGCAGCTCCCACCGGCCTGCGGCGCCCGGCAGCTCTGCAAGCTGAAGCGCTTCCTGACCACGCTGCAGCAGTTTGGCAACGACATATCGCCTGAGATCGGAGAGAGAGTGCGCAGCCTTGTGTTGGGACTGGTG AATTCCACCCTCACTATCGAAGAGTTTCACTCCAAACTTCACGAGGCCACCAATTTTCCTCTGAGGCCATTTGTCATTCCCTTCCTGAAG GCAAAcctgcctctgctgcagagagagttGCTCCACTGTGCCAGGTTAGCCAAGCAGACTCCAGCCCAGTATCTGGCCCAACACGAGCAGCTTCTCCTGGACGCCAATGCCAGCTCGCCCCTCGACTCCTCCGAGATCATGCTGGAGATGAACGAACACGGCAAGAGGAGGACCCCTGACAG GACCAAAGACAGCTCAGAGAGGGATGGCTTGCACCCAGAGCACCTCGCCAAGAGGCCCTGCACCATCAGCCCCAGCCAACGCTTCAGCCCCAGCACGGGTCTTCCTGCTCACCCACCACCTAACGGCCTCCCCACGCACCCTCCCAACGGCCTACCCCACCCGCCCAACCCCCAAATGGGACCCCAGCACTATCGCTTAGAAGACATGGCCCTGGCGCACCAGTACAGAGACGCTTACAGACATAACGAACACCGTGACGCTCGAGACAGGCATCGGCAGACAG CAGTGCACGGCGCTCGCCAAGAAGAGGTGATCGACCACCgtctgacagacagagagtgggCAGAGGAATGGAAGCACCTTGATAAT CTGCTGAACTGCATCATGGACATGGTGGAGAAGACGCGCCGCTCTCTGACGGTGCTGCGCCGCTGCCAGGAGGCCGACCGGGAAGAGATGAACCACTGGATTCGGCGCTACAGCGACGTGGAGGAGATGAAAAAAGGTGGGAGCAACGGACAGCActgccttcctcctcctcctcttcctcctcctactcctcacCACAACTCCTCCTCCAACACAGCTAGCGGCAGCGAGTCACTGCCCATAGGAACTCCCTCGGCTGCAGaaaggcagacaggcagacagacag agatCCACCGAGACTTCTTACACAGGCCTCCCTCAGGATACCTGCCAGAGGAAATCTGGAGGAAAGCCG GTACTACAAGCATCCCGCTCTCCCCAGCACTAAAGCACCTCCAAAACAAGCAGG AGGAGGCTGTGAATGAGGTGAAGCGACAGGCGatgtcagagctgcagaagGCGGTGTCGGACGCCGAGAGGAAGGCTCATGAGATGATTTCAGCCGAGCGTTCTAAAATGGAGAGGGCGCTGGCCGAGGCCAAGAGGCAAGCCTCTGAGGATGCACTCACAGTCATCAACCAACAGGAGGACTCCAGTGAA AGCTGCTGGAATTGCGGGAGAAAAGCCAGTGAGACGTGCAGCGGCTGCAACACGGCTCGCTACTGCGGCTCCTTCTGCCAACACAAAGACTGGGAGAAGCACCACCACGTCTGTGGTCAAGGCCTGCAGGGACTGCCAGGGGGCAGCAGTGTCCCCCTCggcactccctcctcctcctcggcaTCCTCCGGTGCGCCCCCCACCCACTCGGAGAGCACCCCGCCAGGACCCCTGTCCCTGGCAGGCCAGAGCAGTATTGCAGGAGGGCCAGGCAGCGGCGGCGGAAGCGTCTCTGCGAGCCCCAAGGAGAGCAGTTCCAGCAGTGCCTCTCGCTCCACAACTCCAGCCACCCCCGCCCTCCTGGACGCCACCTCTCGCTGA
- the cbfa2t3 gene encoding protein CBFA2T3 isoform X3, whose protein sequence is MSAEIHSERQKRADLRSGTSASAFASAFAPHVPTVTLISHRELKHKHAARRLQPGSLEPSLAPNSHYRCSEGSRVQKVGTMPDSPADVKTQPRSTPPTMPPPPPAVSQATNRSASFTPTTSKSMLNGSSHSPTSLNGAPSTPNGFSNGPAMSSTASLSNQQLPPACGARQLCKLKRFLTTLQQFGNDISPEIGERVRSLVLGLVNSTLTIEEFHSKLHEATNFPLRPFVIPFLKANLPLLQRELLHCARLAKQTPAQYLAQHEQLLLDANASSPLDSSEIMLEMNEHGKRRTPDRTKDSSERDGLHPEHLAKRPCTISPSQRFSPSTGLPAHPPPNGLPTHPPNGLPHPPNPQMGPQHYRLEDMALAHQYRDAYRHNEHRDARDRHRQTAVHGARQEEVIDHRLTDREWAEEWKHLDNLLNCIMDMVEKTRRSLTVLRRCQEADREEMNHWIRRYSDVEEMKKGGSNGQHCLPPPPLPPPTPHHNSSSNTASGSESLPIGTPSAAERQTGRQTEIHRDFLHRPPSGYLPEEIWRKAEEAVNEVKRQAMSELQKAVSDAERKAHEMISAERSKMERALAEAKRQASEDALTVINQQEDSSESQQSCWNCGRKASETCSGCNTARYCGSFCQHKDWEKHHHVCGQGLQGLPGGSSVPLGTPSSSSASSGAPPTHSESTPPGPLSLAGQSSIAGGPGSGGGSVSASPKESSSSSASRSTTPATPALLDATSR, encoded by the exons GTAGCAGAGTGCAGAAGGTTGGAACAATGCCAGATTCACCTGCGGATGTGAAAACCCAGCCCAGGTCCACCCCACCCACCATGCCTCCACCACCCCCGGCTGTCAGCCAAGCAACCAATCGCAGCGCTTCGTTCACCCCCACCACCAGTAAATCAA TGCTGAACGGAAGCAGCCACTCTCCGACATCGCTGAATGGTGCTCCGTCCACGCCCAACGGCTTCAGCAACGGGCCGGCCATGTCCTCGACGGCCTCGCTGTCCAACCAGCAGCTCCCACCGGCCTGCGGCGCCCGGCAGCTCTGCAAGCTGAAGCGCTTCCTGACCACGCTGCAGCAGTTTGGCAACGACATATCGCCTGAGATCGGAGAGAGAGTGCGCAGCCTTGTGTTGGGACTGGTG AATTCCACCCTCACTATCGAAGAGTTTCACTCCAAACTTCACGAGGCCACCAATTTTCCTCTGAGGCCATTTGTCATTCCCTTCCTGAAG GCAAAcctgcctctgctgcagagagagttGCTCCACTGTGCCAGGTTAGCCAAGCAGACTCCAGCCCAGTATCTGGCCCAACACGAGCAGCTTCTCCTGGACGCCAATGCCAGCTCGCCCCTCGACTCCTCCGAGATCATGCTGGAGATGAACGAACACGGCAAGAGGAGGACCCCTGACAG GACCAAAGACAGCTCAGAGAGGGATGGCTTGCACCCAGAGCACCTCGCCAAGAGGCCCTGCACCATCAGCCCCAGCCAACGCTTCAGCCCCAGCACGGGTCTTCCTGCTCACCCACCACCTAACGGCCTCCCCACGCACCCTCCCAACGGCCTACCCCACCCGCCCAACCCCCAAATGGGACCCCAGCACTATCGCTTAGAAGACATGGCCCTGGCGCACCAGTACAGAGACGCTTACAGACATAACGAACACCGTGACGCTCGAGACAGGCATCGGCAGACAG CAGTGCACGGCGCTCGCCAAGAAGAGGTGATCGACCACCgtctgacagacagagagtgggCAGAGGAATGGAAGCACCTTGATAAT CTGCTGAACTGCATCATGGACATGGTGGAGAAGACGCGCCGCTCTCTGACGGTGCTGCGCCGCTGCCAGGAGGCCGACCGGGAAGAGATGAACCACTGGATTCGGCGCTACAGCGACGTGGAGGAGATGAAAAAAGGTGGGAGCAACGGACAGCActgccttcctcctcctcctcttcctcctcctactcctcacCACAACTCCTCCTCCAACACAGCTAGCGGCAGCGAGTCACTGCCCATAGGAACTCCCTCGGCTGCAGaaaggcagacaggcagacagacag agatCCACCGAGACTTCTTACACAGGCCTCCCTCAGGATACCTGCCAGAGGAAATCTGGAGGAAAGCCG AGGAGGCTGTGAATGAGGTGAAGCGACAGGCGatgtcagagctgcagaagGCGGTGTCGGACGCCGAGAGGAAGGCTCATGAGATGATTTCAGCCGAGCGTTCTAAAATGGAGAGGGCGCTGGCCGAGGCCAAGAGGCAAGCCTCTGAGGATGCACTCACAGTCATCAACCAACAGGAGGACTCCAGTGAA TCTCAACAGAGCTGCTGGAATTGCGGGAGAAAAGCCAGTGAGACGTGCAGCGGCTGCAACACGGCTCGCTACTGCGGCTCCTTCTGCCAACACAAAGACTGGGAGAAGCACCACCACGTCTGTGGTCAAGGCCTGCAGGGACTGCCAGGGGGCAGCAGTGTCCCCCTCggcactccctcctcctcctcggcaTCCTCCGGTGCGCCCCCCACCCACTCGGAGAGCACCCCGCCAGGACCCCTGTCCCTGGCAGGCCAGAGCAGTATTGCAGGAGGGCCAGGCAGCGGCGGCGGAAGCGTCTCTGCGAGCCCCAAGGAGAGCAGTTCCAGCAGTGCCTCTCGCTCCACAACTCCAGCCACCCCCGCCCTCCTGGACGCCACCTCTCGCTGA
- the cbfa2t3 gene encoding protein CBFA2T3 isoform X1, with product MSAEIHSERQKRADLRSGTSASAFASAFAPHVPTVTLISHRELKHKHAARRLQPGSLEPSLAPNSHYRCSEGSRVQKVGTMPDSPADVKTQPRSTPPTMPPPPPAVSQATNRSASFTPTTSKSMLNGSSHSPTSLNGAPSTPNGFSNGPAMSSTASLSNQQLPPACGARQLCKLKRFLTTLQQFGNDISPEIGERVRSLVLGLVNSTLTIEEFHSKLHEATNFPLRPFVIPFLKANLPLLQRELLHCARLAKQTPAQYLAQHEQLLLDANASSPLDSSEIMLEMNEHGKRRTPDRTKDSSERDGLHPEHLAKRPCTISPSQRFSPSTGLPAHPPPNGLPTHPPNGLPHPPNPQMGPQHYRLEDMALAHQYRDAYRHNEHRDARDRHRQTAVHGARQEEVIDHRLTDREWAEEWKHLDNLLNCIMDMVEKTRRSLTVLRRCQEADREEMNHWIRRYSDVEEMKKGGSNGQHCLPPPPLPPPTPHHNSSSNTASGSESLPIGTPSAAERQTGRQTEIHRDFLHRPPSGYLPEEIWRKAGTTSIPLSPALKHLQNKQEEAVNEVKRQAMSELQKAVSDAERKAHEMISAERSKMERALAEAKRQASEDALTVINQQEDSSESQQSCWNCGRKASETCSGCNTARYCGSFCQHKDWEKHHHVCGQGLQGLPGGSSVPLGTPSSSSASSGAPPTHSESTPPGPLSLAGQSSIAGGPGSGGGSVSASPKESSSSSASRSTTPATPALLDATSR from the exons GTAGCAGAGTGCAGAAGGTTGGAACAATGCCAGATTCACCTGCGGATGTGAAAACCCAGCCCAGGTCCACCCCACCCACCATGCCTCCACCACCCCCGGCTGTCAGCCAAGCAACCAATCGCAGCGCTTCGTTCACCCCCACCACCAGTAAATCAA TGCTGAACGGAAGCAGCCACTCTCCGACATCGCTGAATGGTGCTCCGTCCACGCCCAACGGCTTCAGCAACGGGCCGGCCATGTCCTCGACGGCCTCGCTGTCCAACCAGCAGCTCCCACCGGCCTGCGGCGCCCGGCAGCTCTGCAAGCTGAAGCGCTTCCTGACCACGCTGCAGCAGTTTGGCAACGACATATCGCCTGAGATCGGAGAGAGAGTGCGCAGCCTTGTGTTGGGACTGGTG AATTCCACCCTCACTATCGAAGAGTTTCACTCCAAACTTCACGAGGCCACCAATTTTCCTCTGAGGCCATTTGTCATTCCCTTCCTGAAG GCAAAcctgcctctgctgcagagagagttGCTCCACTGTGCCAGGTTAGCCAAGCAGACTCCAGCCCAGTATCTGGCCCAACACGAGCAGCTTCTCCTGGACGCCAATGCCAGCTCGCCCCTCGACTCCTCCGAGATCATGCTGGAGATGAACGAACACGGCAAGAGGAGGACCCCTGACAG GACCAAAGACAGCTCAGAGAGGGATGGCTTGCACCCAGAGCACCTCGCCAAGAGGCCCTGCACCATCAGCCCCAGCCAACGCTTCAGCCCCAGCACGGGTCTTCCTGCTCACCCACCACCTAACGGCCTCCCCACGCACCCTCCCAACGGCCTACCCCACCCGCCCAACCCCCAAATGGGACCCCAGCACTATCGCTTAGAAGACATGGCCCTGGCGCACCAGTACAGAGACGCTTACAGACATAACGAACACCGTGACGCTCGAGACAGGCATCGGCAGACAG CAGTGCACGGCGCTCGCCAAGAAGAGGTGATCGACCACCgtctgacagacagagagtgggCAGAGGAATGGAAGCACCTTGATAAT CTGCTGAACTGCATCATGGACATGGTGGAGAAGACGCGCCGCTCTCTGACGGTGCTGCGCCGCTGCCAGGAGGCCGACCGGGAAGAGATGAACCACTGGATTCGGCGCTACAGCGACGTGGAGGAGATGAAAAAAGGTGGGAGCAACGGACAGCActgccttcctcctcctcctcttcctcctcctactcctcacCACAACTCCTCCTCCAACACAGCTAGCGGCAGCGAGTCACTGCCCATAGGAACTCCCTCGGCTGCAGaaaggcagacaggcagacagacag agatCCACCGAGACTTCTTACACAGGCCTCCCTCAGGATACCTGCCAGAGGAAATCTGGAGGAAAGCCG GTACTACAAGCATCCCGCTCTCCCCAGCACTAAAGCACCTCCAAAACAAGCAGG AGGAGGCTGTGAATGAGGTGAAGCGACAGGCGatgtcagagctgcagaagGCGGTGTCGGACGCCGAGAGGAAGGCTCATGAGATGATTTCAGCCGAGCGTTCTAAAATGGAGAGGGCGCTGGCCGAGGCCAAGAGGCAAGCCTCTGAGGATGCACTCACAGTCATCAACCAACAGGAGGACTCCAGTGAA TCTCAACAGAGCTGCTGGAATTGCGGGAGAAAAGCCAGTGAGACGTGCAGCGGCTGCAACACGGCTCGCTACTGCGGCTCCTTCTGCCAACACAAAGACTGGGAGAAGCACCACCACGTCTGTGGTCAAGGCCTGCAGGGACTGCCAGGGGGCAGCAGTGTCCCCCTCggcactccctcctcctcctcggcaTCCTCCGGTGCGCCCCCCACCCACTCGGAGAGCACCCCGCCAGGACCCCTGTCCCTGGCAGGCCAGAGCAGTATTGCAGGAGGGCCAGGCAGCGGCGGCGGAAGCGTCTCTGCGAGCCCCAAGGAGAGCAGTTCCAGCAGTGCCTCTCGCTCCACAACTCCAGCCACCCCCGCCCTCCTGGACGCCACCTCTCGCTGA
- the cbfa2t3 gene encoding protein CBFA2T3 isoform X7 yields MPDSPADVKTQPRSTPPTMPPPPPAVSQATNRSASFTPTTSKSMLNGSSHSPTSLNGAPSTPNGFSNGPAMSSTASLSNQQLPPACGARQLCKLKRFLTTLQQFGNDISPEIGERVRSLVLGLVNSTLTIEEFHSKLHEATNFPLRPFVIPFLKANLPLLQRELLHCARLAKQTPAQYLAQHEQLLLDANASSPLDSSEIMLEMNEHGKRRTPDRTKDSSERDGLHPEHLAKRPCTISPSQRFSPSTGLPAHPPPNGLPTHPPNGLPHPPNPQMGPQHYRLEDMALAHQYRDAYRHNEHRDARDRHRQTAVHGARQEEVIDHRLTDREWAEEWKHLDNLLNCIMDMVEKTRRSLTVLRRCQEADREEMNHWIRRYSDVEEMKKGGSNGQHCLPPPPLPPPTPHHNSSSNTASGSESLPIGTPSAAERQTGRQTEIHRDFLHRPPSGYLPEEIWRKAGTTSIPLSPALKHLQNKQEEAVNEVKRQAMSELQKAVSDAERKAHEMISAERSKMERALAEAKRQASEDALTVINQQEDSSESQQSCWNCGRKASETCSGCNTARYCGSFCQHKDWEKHHHVCGQGLQGLPGGSSVPLGTPSSSSASSGAPPTHSESTPPGPLSLAGQSSIAGGPGSGGGSVSASPKESSSSSASRSTTPATPALLDATSR; encoded by the exons ATGCCAGATTCACCTGCGGATGTGAAAACCCAGCCCAGGTCCACCCCACCCACCATGCCTCCACCACCCCCGGCTGTCAGCCAAGCAACCAATCGCAGCGCTTCGTTCACCCCCACCACCAGTAAATCAA TGCTGAACGGAAGCAGCCACTCTCCGACATCGCTGAATGGTGCTCCGTCCACGCCCAACGGCTTCAGCAACGGGCCGGCCATGTCCTCGACGGCCTCGCTGTCCAACCAGCAGCTCCCACCGGCCTGCGGCGCCCGGCAGCTCTGCAAGCTGAAGCGCTTCCTGACCACGCTGCAGCAGTTTGGCAACGACATATCGCCTGAGATCGGAGAGAGAGTGCGCAGCCTTGTGTTGGGACTGGTG AATTCCACCCTCACTATCGAAGAGTTTCACTCCAAACTTCACGAGGCCACCAATTTTCCTCTGAGGCCATTTGTCATTCCCTTCCTGAAG GCAAAcctgcctctgctgcagagagagttGCTCCACTGTGCCAGGTTAGCCAAGCAGACTCCAGCCCAGTATCTGGCCCAACACGAGCAGCTTCTCCTGGACGCCAATGCCAGCTCGCCCCTCGACTCCTCCGAGATCATGCTGGAGATGAACGAACACGGCAAGAGGAGGACCCCTGACAG GACCAAAGACAGCTCAGAGAGGGATGGCTTGCACCCAGAGCACCTCGCCAAGAGGCCCTGCACCATCAGCCCCAGCCAACGCTTCAGCCCCAGCACGGGTCTTCCTGCTCACCCACCACCTAACGGCCTCCCCACGCACCCTCCCAACGGCCTACCCCACCCGCCCAACCCCCAAATGGGACCCCAGCACTATCGCTTAGAAGACATGGCCCTGGCGCACCAGTACAGAGACGCTTACAGACATAACGAACACCGTGACGCTCGAGACAGGCATCGGCAGACAG CAGTGCACGGCGCTCGCCAAGAAGAGGTGATCGACCACCgtctgacagacagagagtgggCAGAGGAATGGAAGCACCTTGATAAT CTGCTGAACTGCATCATGGACATGGTGGAGAAGACGCGCCGCTCTCTGACGGTGCTGCGCCGCTGCCAGGAGGCCGACCGGGAAGAGATGAACCACTGGATTCGGCGCTACAGCGACGTGGAGGAGATGAAAAAAGGTGGGAGCAACGGACAGCActgccttcctcctcctcctcttcctcctcctactcctcacCACAACTCCTCCTCCAACACAGCTAGCGGCAGCGAGTCACTGCCCATAGGAACTCCCTCGGCTGCAGaaaggcagacaggcagacagacag agatCCACCGAGACTTCTTACACAGGCCTCCCTCAGGATACCTGCCAGAGGAAATCTGGAGGAAAGCCG GTACTACAAGCATCCCGCTCTCCCCAGCACTAAAGCACCTCCAAAACAAGCAGG AGGAGGCTGTGAATGAGGTGAAGCGACAGGCGatgtcagagctgcagaagGCGGTGTCGGACGCCGAGAGGAAGGCTCATGAGATGATTTCAGCCGAGCGTTCTAAAATGGAGAGGGCGCTGGCCGAGGCCAAGAGGCAAGCCTCTGAGGATGCACTCACAGTCATCAACCAACAGGAGGACTCCAGTGAA TCTCAACAGAGCTGCTGGAATTGCGGGAGAAAAGCCAGTGAGACGTGCAGCGGCTGCAACACGGCTCGCTACTGCGGCTCCTTCTGCCAACACAAAGACTGGGAGAAGCACCACCACGTCTGTGGTCAAGGCCTGCAGGGACTGCCAGGGGGCAGCAGTGTCCCCCTCggcactccctcctcctcctcggcaTCCTCCGGTGCGCCCCCCACCCACTCGGAGAGCACCCCGCCAGGACCCCTGTCCCTGGCAGGCCAGAGCAGTATTGCAGGAGGGCCAGGCAGCGGCGGCGGAAGCGTCTCTGCGAGCCCCAAGGAGAGCAGTTCCAGCAGTGCCTCTCGCTCCACAACTCCAGCCACCCCCGCCCTCCTGGACGCCACCTCTCGCTGA